GGAAAATTAAACGGTCACTTAAAAGCTGACGATTTCTTCGGAACTGAAAAATACCCAACTTCAAAATTAGTTTTCAAAACAATTGGTGCTAAATCAGCTGATGTTTACACTGTAACTGCTGACTTAACTATTAAAGGAATCACTAAACCTGTAACTTTTGACATCGCTGTAAAAGGAAATACTGCAACAACTGAATTTAAAGTTGACAGAACTAAATACGATATCAAATACAACTCTGGTAACTTCTTCCAGAATTTAGGAGACAAAACAATCAATGACGATTTTGAATTGGCTGTAACTTTAAAATTCTAATATTTCAGACTTACTAATTTGAAATTCATAAAACCCCAACATTTAAATTGTTGGGGTTTCTTTTTTTAAACACAAAAATAACGTTCTTAATATTCAGATAACTCTTTCATAACAAAACACTTAATTTTGATTAACATTCTGCTTCTAATTTTGATCTCGTTAAAAACAATAAAAATCACAAACTAGAAATCAAAATTATAGTTATGAAAACTAAATTACTCATTGTCATTATACTACTTATAAGCACTTTTAATCTTCAGGCACAACAAAAAGGAATAACTGGAACATCCAACTGGATGAATAACTGGACTAACTTTAAACCAGCAGCTATAGAATATAACGAAGCAACAAATATAATTGCCGGAACGATTGACAAAGATACCAGACTAACGAAAAGTAATACTTACCAGCTGGTTGGTATCGTTTATGTAACTAATAATGCTGTACTTACAATCGAACCCGGAACAGTTATCAGAGGCGACGACAAAACCTGCGGAACATTAGTAATTACAAATGGTGCAAAAATCGTTGCCGAAGGTTTAGAAACAGATCCCATTATTTTTACTTCTAATAAAGAAACTACTGAAAGAAGACCTGGCGATTGGGGCGGAATCATCATTCTGGGAAAAGCGCCTATCAATAAACTGGGCGGCATAAGTACACTGCCTTTCAACTTAGATCCAATATTAAATCATTATGGAGGACAGGACGCAGAAGATAATTCAGGAATTCTGAAATACGTACGTATTGAATATTCAGGCAGAAAATTAAGTGCTTTGAAAGAGCTTAACGGACTTTCACTCGCGGGAGTTGGAAGAAAAACGGTTTTAAGTAATATCCAGGTAAGTTTTTCTAATGATGATTCTTTTGAATGTTATGGCGGCGATCTGAATATGAACAACCTGATTTCATACCGAACTACAGATGATGATTTTGATTTTACACAAGGAGCACAAATCAACATCAGCAACAGTATTGCGATCCGTCATCCTTTTTCATCGGATATTTCAGGTTCAAGATGTTTTGAAGCAGATTCATACGACAAAATTGAAAACACAGACGTAACTAAAAAAATGACCAGAATAAATGCCAGCAACATCACTCTTGTAAATCTGGAAGAAAACAATCAGGGACTCGTTCGCGAATCTGCTCATATTGGAGAAAACACTTTTTTCAATTTGACCAATAGTGTTGTGTCAGGTTTCACTCCTTTTATACTTTTAAGTGGAAGTATCGGAAATGGAAATGAGAATTTATCAAAAATTACATTAAAAAATGTGATTGCCAACAATTGTAATGGCGGAATAACAAGCGAATCTTCAAGCAATGATCCCGGAATTAAAAACTGGTACAGCAACCCTGAATTTGCCATAGAATTTACAAAATTAAAAAGTGACGAATTATTTGCAACGCCTAATATTAAAGCAAATCCGGACTTTAGAATAAAATTAAACAATGCGGTTGCAAGCGGAAAATAAGTAATAAAATCTATAGCACTTTTTACATATTTAACAAATTTATAAATTAAGAAAAGTTTTTTTTGGGTTTGGATGCATTCTAATTCAAATTACATTTATATATTTGCGGTATCAAAATAAGATTATGAAAATTACAATGAACAATACTTGGTGGTGGAAGAATTTACGTCAAACGTCGTGAACAAAGCTTCCTATGGTATTGTAAACTATAAAATATAAAAGGCTTGTCATCACGACAAGCCTTTTTTTTTGGTCGAAATCAAACTAACAGAAAATATTAAAAATTAAAAAACAAAATACATTGAAACCTTTTATACTCAACACCCACTACAAACAAATCCTGGCAGACACTATTACGCCGGTAAGTATTTATTTTAAAATAAGGGATAAATTCCCAAATAGTTTACTACTGGAAAGTAGTGACTATCACGGAAATGATAATAGTTTCTCGTATATCTGCTGCAATCCTATCGCAACAATTAAAATCGAAAACGAAGTTATTTCTAAAACTTTTCCTGATGGAACGGCAGAGCATATTTCAGTTGACGCTTCTACTAATATTCCGGAAGTAATTCAGGAATTTTCAGGTCAGTTCAAATCAGAGAAAAACGATTTTAAGTTTATCAATAATGGTCTGTTCGGATACATTTCTTACGATGCTGTACGTTATTTCGAAAAGGTAGAAATTGCCAAAAAAGATTCAGCAACCTTAATCCCGGATGTTTTTTATGCGGTTTACCAAAACATTATTGCCATCAATCACTTCAAAAACGAAGCGTATATTTTTTGCCATAGTGTTGATGGAAGAAACAATATTTCAGAAATCGAACAATTATTACAATCGAGAAATATTGCTTCTTATAAATTCACTAAAGAAGGTGAAGGTTTCTCTAACCTTACAGACGAAGAATTCAAACACAATGTAGCTTTGGCTAAAAAACATTGTTTCCGTGGAGACGTTTTCCAATTGGTACTTTCACGACGTTTTACACAGGGT
The Flavobacterium flavigenum genome window above contains:
- a CDS encoding YceI family protein, whose amino-acid sequence is MKNLKTIAIALFVAVAGVSVNAQTKKIDVKTSTIKWVGKKVTGEHSGTVNFKEGALVFKGKKLTGGSFTVDMTSLTSTDLTGEYQGKLNGHLKADDFFGTEKYPTSKLVFKTIGAKSADVYTVTADLTIKGITKPVTFDIAVKGNTATTEFKVDRTKYDIKYNSGNFFQNLGDKTINDDFELAVTLKF